From Ancylobacter pratisalsi, one genomic window encodes:
- a CDS encoding cytochrome c oxidase subunit 3: protein MSVSERLHPGLNLAGTDPEAHEAAEEVMFGFWIFLMSDLVLFAVLFATYAAMSVQGIADGPRPAEVFDLTAAFVETLLLLLSSFAFGFAMLAMKYRESGRGVLAWLLVTGVLGAAFVGMELHDYYVMVTAHGAPPQASGFLSAYYLLTGTHALHVSSGLVWMAVMAVQISVMGLNTTVKLRLMRLALFWHMLDVVWIAIFTFVYLFGVVS, encoded by the coding sequence ATGAGCGTATCCGAGCGCCTGCATCCCGGACTGAATCTCGCTGGCACCGATCCAGAAGCCCATGAAGCGGCCGAAGAGGTCATGTTCGGCTTCTGGATCTTCCTGATGAGCGATCTGGTGCTGTTCGCAGTGCTGTTCGCGACCTATGCGGCGATGAGCGTCCAGGGCATCGCCGATGGTCCCAGGCCCGCGGAGGTCTTCGACCTGACCGCGGCATTCGTGGAAACGCTGCTGTTGCTGCTTTCCAGCTTCGCCTTCGGTTTCGCCATGCTGGCGATGAAGTATCGCGAAAGCGGGCGCGGCGTACTGGCATGGCTCCTCGTCACCGGCGTGCTCGGTGCCGCCTTCGTCGGCATGGAGCTGCACGACTATTACGTCATGGTCACCGCGCATGGCGCGCCTCCGCAGGCGAGCGGCTTCCTGTCGGCCTATTATCTGCTGACCGGCACCCACGCGCTGCACGTGTCGTCCGGGCTGGTGTGGATGGCGGTCATGGCCGTTCAGATCTCGGTGATGGGCCTGAACACGACGGTGAAGCTCCGGCTGATGCGCCTGGCGCTATTCTGGCACATGCTCGACGTGGTCTGGATCGCCATATTCACCTTTGTCTACCTGTTCGGGGTCGTGTCATGA
- the cyoD gene encoding cytochrome o ubiquinol oxidase subunit IV — protein MSNQVPADMPASEYEDEGRERLSYMVGLGLALLLTGAAFALVWFELLKGGAALAALGLLAFIQALVHLRYFLHIDLARSHRDDLKLILFTVLILLLMVSGTIWILYDQHIRMMP, from the coding sequence ATGAGCAACCAGGTTCCCGCTGACATGCCAGCGAGCGAGTATGAGGATGAGGGGCGAGAGCGGCTCAGCTATATGGTCGGGCTTGGCCTTGCCTTGCTTCTGACGGGCGCGGCGTTCGCTCTGGTGTGGTTCGAACTTCTCAAGGGCGGCGCCGCCCTCGCCGCGCTGGGGCTGCTCGCCTTCATTCAGGCGCTGGTGCACCTGCGCTACTTCCTGCACATAGACCTTGCCAGATCGCATCGCGACGATCTGAAGCTGATCCTGTTCACGGTACTGATCCTGCTGCTGATGGTGTCAGGCACCATCTGGATTCTCTACGATCAGCACATCCGCATGATGCCTTGA
- a CDS encoding L,D-transpeptidase: MFMDGADADAARVNDIALSGRRTGLLNRRSFLVGSAVGLGALGLTGCATLDGMSLADAKKLYGPMPDEKFPIPAVDVAKVDRKYYRRTVRYDTTEEPGTIIVDPSNYYVYRVEDDGAATRYGANVGREGFLWSGDAYVGRKSEWATWTPPKEMIKRQPEAAQYAGGMPGGLDNPLGARTLHLYQNGVYTLYTIYATSDPESIGSGVTSGCVGLLSQDMIDLYDRTPVKTKVIVLPA; this comes from the coding sequence ATGTTCATGGACGGTGCAGATGCCGATGCCGCCAGGGTGAACGATATCGCTCTGTCCGGGCGACGGACGGGGCTGCTCAATCGGCGGTCGTTTCTGGTCGGTTCGGCCGTCGGTCTCGGCGCGCTGGGACTGACCGGTTGCGCGACGCTCGACGGCATGAGCCTCGCGGACGCGAAGAAACTGTACGGGCCAATGCCCGATGAAAAATTCCCGATCCCGGCTGTCGATGTCGCCAAGGTCGACCGGAAATATTATCGCCGCACCGTCCGGTACGACACCACGGAAGAGCCCGGCACGATAATCGTCGATCCCAGTAACTACTACGTCTACCGCGTCGAGGACGACGGAGCCGCCACTCGCTATGGCGCCAATGTCGGCCGCGAGGGGTTCCTGTGGAGCGGAGACGCCTATGTCGGGCGCAAAAGCGAGTGGGCGACCTGGACACCGCCCAAGGAGATGATCAAGCGCCAGCCGGAGGCTGCACAATACGCCGGCGGCATGCCGGGCGGCCTCGACAATCCGCTCGGTGCCCGAACGCTCCATCTCTATCAGAATGGCGTTTACACGCTCTATACGATCTACGCGACCAGCGATCCTGAATCGATCGGCTCAGGCGTTACCAGCGGTTGTGTTGGCCTGCTCAGCCAGGACATGATCGACCTTTATGATCGCACCCCGGTCAAGACCAAGGTGATAGTCCTGCCAGCATAG
- a CDS encoding amino acid ABC transporter ATP-binding protein, with protein sequence MAVATDTRPWTPDQPIIQLIDVHKSFGTFEVLKGVSFDVKKGEVVCIIGPSGSGKSTLIRCINALVPLTSGTIRVENIEVSDPQLDKLALRRKVGMVFQQYNLFPHKTALQNVMMAPIHVLHQDKREVEERARALLKKVRLVGKEHSYPGELSGGQQQRVAIARSLAMLPDVMLFDEVTAALDPETVKEVLLAIRELAEDGMTCLLVTHEMNFARDIADHIYFTDRGVIVEHGPPDTFFSAPSDPRTREFLSQVL encoded by the coding sequence ATGGCCGTTGCGACAGATACCCGCCCCTGGACCCCCGACCAGCCCATCATTCAGCTGATCGACGTCCATAAATCCTTCGGCACGTTCGAGGTGCTGAAGGGCGTCAGTTTCGACGTGAAAAAGGGCGAAGTGGTCTGCATCATCGGCCCGTCAGGCTCGGGCAAGTCGACGCTGATCCGCTGCATCAACGCTCTGGTGCCCCTGACCTCGGGAACGATCCGCGTCGAGAATATCGAAGTGTCGGACCCGCAGCTCGACAAACTCGCGCTACGCCGCAAGGTCGGCATGGTTTTCCAACAGTACAATCTGTTTCCCCACAAGACCGCCCTGCAGAATGTGATGATGGCCCCGATCCACGTGCTTCATCAGGACAAGCGCGAGGTCGAGGAGCGCGCCCGCGCCCTGCTGAAGAAGGTCCGGCTCGTCGGCAAGGAGCACAGCTATCCGGGCGAGCTGTCCGGCGGCCAGCAGCAGCGCGTCGCCATCGCCCGCTCGCTCGCCATGCTGCCCGACGTGATGCTGTTCGATGAGGTCACCGCCGCGCTCGATCCGGAGACGGTGAAGGAGGTGCTTCTCGCCATCCGCGAGCTTGCCGAGGACGGCATGACCTGCCTGCTCGTGACCCACGAGATGAATTTCGCCCGCGACATTGCTGACCACATCTACTTCACCGACCGCGGCGTCATCGTGGAGCACGGGCCGCCCGACACCTTCTTCAGCGCACCAAGCGATCCGCGCACCCGAGAATTCCTGTCCCAGGTGTTGTGA
- a CDS encoding amino acid ABC transporter permease codes for MSTKTTETGANSPLPVLLPFRIEPTRLSVPRLAPVHALLFGAGLALLAGTAWAQADAAQLSPLEVIIKWAPLLLSGFAFNIVISMVAMALGTAAGLGVGLSMLSEKPLIARSAWALTQFFRNAPWLVLLFFVMFLVPFQITVFGIKIPLPDWAKATVGFSLPVMANVAEIVRGAVRSVPSTQWEAAESLAFTPRQTMWRIILPQCVQRMLPPWMNLYSLVTMATVQASIVGVSEMLTLTAQVHTAEGGRPELFAPLYGFALLCFFLYCYPIDRFTARLERRFHIR; via the coding sequence ATGAGCACGAAGACAACGGAAACGGGCGCAAACTCGCCGCTGCCAGTGCTGTTACCGTTCCGGATCGAGCCCACCCGGTTGTCCGTGCCTCGTCTGGCACCGGTCCATGCCCTGCTGTTCGGTGCGGGCCTCGCCCTGCTTGCGGGGACGGCCTGGGCTCAGGCGGATGCGGCTCAGTTGTCTCCGCTTGAGGTCATCATCAAATGGGCGCCGCTGCTGCTGTCCGGTTTCGCGTTCAACATCGTGATCTCAATGGTTGCGATGGCACTCGGCACTGCCGCCGGCCTTGGGGTTGGCCTCAGCATGCTGTCCGAGAAGCCGCTCATCGCCCGCAGCGCCTGGGCGCTCACACAGTTCTTCCGCAATGCGCCATGGCTTGTCCTGCTGTTCTTCGTGATGTTCCTCGTGCCGTTCCAGATCACGGTTTTCGGCATCAAGATCCCTTTGCCGGACTGGGCCAAGGCAACCGTTGGCTTTTCCCTGCCGGTGATGGCGAACGTCGCTGAGATCGTCCGTGGCGCCGTACGCTCCGTGCCCTCGACGCAATGGGAAGCCGCGGAATCGCTCGCCTTCACGCCGCGCCAGACCATGTGGCGGATCATTCTTCCCCAATGCGTGCAGCGCATGCTGCCGCCGTGGATGAACCTCTATTCGCTCGTCACCATGGCGACCGTCCAGGCCTCGATCGTCGGCGTCTCCGAGATGCTGACGCTCACGGCCCAGGTCCACACCGCCGAGGGCGGCCGGCCGGAACTTTTCGCGCCGCTCTATGGCTTCGCCCTGCTCTGTTTCTTCCTATACTGCTACCCGATCGACCGGTTCACTGCCCGGCTCGAACGTCGATTCCACATCCGGTGA
- a CDS encoding amino acid ABC transporter permease, with the protein MDVIPAWFQELYETTGLNFTVFYDPYDWHRYVDGLRMTCLLAVTTILVSLLIGAVGALLQTAPSRIVRSVVNVYVVVFRNTPPLVQIFFFYFGVGAMLPAGQDQFGLRQPFIDNVEWAIIALSLFAGAFNIEIFRSGVEAVPKTTVEAAEALGYTRLRAYVYVILPLALRVCLPALNNNLVNLLKTTTLAYAIAVPETLYAVKQIWSESQNVFEMMLVLFVTYGVLVGLLVWIMHRWEKALRIPGYGR; encoded by the coding sequence ATGGACGTCATACCCGCCTGGTTCCAAGAACTCTACGAAACGACGGGCCTCAACTTCACGGTCTTCTACGACCCTTACGACTGGCACCGCTATGTTGACGGTCTGAGGATGACCTGTCTGCTCGCGGTGACGACCATCCTGGTCAGCCTGTTGATCGGCGCGGTGGGCGCGCTCCTGCAAACCGCCCCCTCGCGCATCGTCCGCAGTGTGGTCAACGTCTACGTCGTCGTATTCCGCAACACCCCGCCGCTGGTCCAGATCTTCTTCTTCTATTTCGGCGTGGGGGCCATGCTTCCCGCGGGCCAGGACCAGTTCGGGCTACGCCAGCCTTTCATCGACAATGTGGAGTGGGCCATCATCGCGCTCTCGCTCTTCGCGGGCGCTTTCAATATCGAGATCTTCCGGTCCGGCGTCGAAGCCGTGCCCAAGACCACCGTGGAGGCTGCGGAAGCGCTCGGCTATACGCGGCTCAGGGCCTACGTCTATGTGATCCTGCCACTGGCTTTGCGGGTGTGTCTGCCGGCTCTCAACAACAACCTCGTCAACCTGCTCAAAACCACGACCCTCGCCTATGCGATCGCCGTGCCGGAGACACTCTACGCCGTGAAGCAAATCTGGTCGGAGTCGCAGAACGTGTTCGAGATGATGCTGGTGCTGTTCGTCACCTACGGCGTCCTCGTGGGCCTGCTGGTCTGGATCATGCACCGCTGGGAGAAAGCCCTGCGCATCCCGGGGTATGGCCGATGA
- a CDS encoding transporter substrate-binding domain-containing protein translates to MRKSMIALFLAGVLVPFAAQAADGVDAIKQRGTLVVGVKADYKPFGFRDPSGAVVGIEPDLAADVAKRLGVKLELVPVVSSNRIEFLQQGKVDMLIATMSDKPERRKVVQAIDPPYYSDFVNVLLPKKAGVKTWAELKGKPLCATSGAWYNKEVAQTYGTEIVAFDGSEKPLFALKQGNCVGYVYDQTFIQGKLLDDAWSADYEMPLKGILDAPWIMAVATGNESLMKYLEDVTKDWMKTGFIVSEEKKFGIEPTEYSKAMYEKMKNSTN, encoded by the coding sequence ATGCGCAAATCGATGATCGCCCTTTTCCTGGCCGGCGTGCTTGTGCCATTCGCCGCACAGGCGGCGGATGGCGTCGACGCCATCAAGCAGCGGGGCACGCTGGTTGTCGGCGTGAAGGCTGACTACAAGCCCTTCGGCTTCCGCGACCCGTCGGGTGCCGTGGTCGGCATTGAGCCGGATCTTGCGGCAGATGTCGCCAAACGACTCGGAGTGAAGCTCGAACTGGTGCCGGTCGTCTCGTCGAACCGCATCGAGTTCCTGCAGCAGGGCAAGGTCGACATGCTGATTGCGACCATGTCGGACAAGCCCGAGCGCCGGAAGGTCGTGCAGGCGATCGACCCGCCCTACTATTCCGACTTCGTCAACGTGCTGCTGCCGAAGAAGGCTGGCGTGAAGACCTGGGCCGAGCTCAAGGGCAAGCCGCTCTGCGCCACTTCGGGCGCCTGGTACAACAAGGAGGTCGCCCAGACCTACGGAACCGAGATCGTCGCGTTCGACGGTTCCGAGAAGCCGCTGTTCGCACTCAAGCAGGGCAACTGCGTCGGTTACGTCTATGATCAGACGTTCATTCAGGGCAAGCTGCTCGATGACGCGTGGAGCGCCGACTACGAGATGCCGCTGAAGGGCATTCTGGATGCCCCGTGGATCATGGCCGTTGCCACCGGCAACGAAAGCCTCATGAAATACCTCGAGGACGTCACCAAGGATTGGATGAAGACCGGCTTCATCGTCTCCGAGGAGAAGAAGTTCGGTATCGAGCCGACGGAGTACTCGAAGGCCATGTATGAGAAGATGAAGAACTCGACGAACTGA
- the solA gene encoding N-methyl-L-tryptophan oxidase — MERTQLAVVGLGAMGMATLYQLARRGIDVIGIDRFEPPHELGSSHGETRITRQAVGEGRDYVPFVLASHSIWRELEAASGETLLEECGALVIAPGSGVSSHHGKPDFAARSIEMARAFGIAHEVLDGAEARRRFPQLEGISSDDKIYYEPGGGYVRPERCIAVQRDQAQALGARLRLGAEVTSIRQEGDGVHISVGGDEIVADQVVVAAGAWTAPLLGPPFDRLLTVSRQVLHWFRLEDPVPHTGAPVFIWMHGAGDEDYFYGFPPLPGDDRFKVASEQYRATTTAETLDREVSPAESAEMWQAHVAGRVAGVTAEVAQAAACLYTVTPDNGFIIDRHPQQDRVMVVSACSGHGFKHSAGIGQAVAEAVLGLPSTFDLAPFSLTRFQVSST; from the coding sequence GTGGAGCGGACGCAGCTTGCCGTCGTCGGTCTTGGTGCCATGGGCATGGCAACGCTCTACCAGCTGGCGCGGCGCGGCATCGACGTGATCGGAATCGATCGCTTCGAGCCGCCGCATGAACTCGGCTCCAGCCACGGCGAAACGCGAATCACCCGTCAGGCGGTCGGCGAAGGCCGCGACTATGTGCCTTTCGTTCTTGCTTCGCATTCGATCTGGCGGGAACTTGAGGCGGCGTCCGGCGAAACCCTGTTGGAGGAATGCGGCGCGCTTGTCATCGCTCCGGGCTCAGGCGTGTCTTCCCATCACGGCAAGCCGGATTTCGCGGCACGCTCGATCGAAATGGCACGGGCGTTCGGCATTGCCCATGAGGTCCTCGACGGGGCCGAAGCGCGTCGACGGTTTCCGCAACTGGAAGGCATTTCGAGCGACGACAAGATCTATTACGAGCCGGGTGGCGGCTATGTGCGGCCAGAGCGCTGCATCGCGGTCCAGCGGGACCAGGCGCAAGCCCTGGGTGCCCGCCTCCGGCTCGGCGCGGAAGTCACATCGATCCGGCAGGAGGGTGATGGGGTCCACATCAGCGTCGGCGGGGACGAGATCGTCGCGGATCAGGTCGTGGTAGCGGCCGGCGCCTGGACGGCGCCGCTGCTCGGCCCGCCGTTCGACCGGCTGCTCACGGTGAGCCGGCAGGTGCTGCACTGGTTCCGGCTGGAAGATCCTGTACCGCACACCGGAGCCCCGGTGTTCATCTGGATGCACGGCGCGGGCGACGAGGATTACTTCTACGGCTTCCCCCCGCTGCCCGGCGACGACCGGTTCAAGGTGGCGAGCGAACAGTATCGAGCTACGACGACGGCCGAGACTCTTGATCGGGAGGTATCTCCCGCCGAATCCGCCGAGATGTGGCAGGCGCACGTCGCCGGCCGCGTCGCCGGTGTGACGGCTGAGGTCGCCCAGGCGGCAGCGTGCCTCTACACCGTCACCCCCGACAACGGCTTCATCATCGACCGCCATCCACAGCAGGACCGTGTGATGGTGGTCTCCGCCTGCTCCGGCCACGGTTTCAAGCACTCCGCCGGCATCGGCCAGGCCGTGGCGGAAGCGGTGTTGGGCCTACCCAGCACCTTCGACTTGGCCCCCTTTTCGCTTACCCGCTTCCAAGTGAGCTCTACATGA
- a CDS encoding LysR family transcriptional regulator: MGELDLQTFRLVAAVAETGSVTAAAERAGVTQSAVSQALRRAEALIGAPLFDRSRRPLTPTHVGRMVASRADELARAAERLLADARAAAERPGRIDLRIGLVDSLAGTIGARIVRELADGALALTVTAWSGLAFSHTRALMRHDIDAALTCDPMEGLGSVERIVIFREPYVLIIPRTEIDAVRGNDLQAVLERYRLVRHSARSYAGQHIERHLGRMGLRPPRAFEFDTSDALVAMVATGMGVAITTPLCILQGAAHAAGVAALPLPGTAFSRELLLTTRRGDFDDLAPRIAEVARSMALLHALPPMLAIAPWLTPEALALG; encoded by the coding sequence GTGGGCGAGCTCGATTTGCAGACATTCCGCCTTGTCGCCGCGGTCGCGGAGACGGGCAGTGTGACCGCCGCGGCCGAGCGCGCCGGCGTCACCCAGTCGGCTGTCTCGCAGGCTCTGAGGCGTGCGGAAGCGCTCATCGGAGCGCCATTGTTCGACCGCAGCCGGCGGCCGCTCACGCCAACCCATGTCGGGCGAATGGTTGCCAGTCGAGCGGATGAACTCGCACGCGCGGCCGAGCGACTGCTGGCGGATGCGCGGGCTGCCGCCGAACGGCCGGGGCGCATTGATTTGCGCATCGGCCTTGTCGATTCACTGGCCGGCACCATCGGCGCGCGTATCGTGAGGGAACTCGCCGACGGGGCCCTTGCCCTGACCGTGACCGCGTGGTCGGGCCTCGCCTTTTCCCATACACGGGCCCTGATGCGTCACGACATCGATGCCGCACTGACCTGCGATCCGATGGAGGGGCTGGGCAGTGTCGAGCGGATCGTGATTTTTCGAGAGCCCTATGTGCTCATCATCCCGCGCACCGAGATCGATGCGGTGCGCGGCAACGATCTGCAGGCCGTCCTCGAACGCTATCGGCTGGTGCGCCACAGCGCTCGCTCCTATGCCGGCCAGCATATTGAACGGCATCTCGGCCGGATGGGGCTTCGGCCGCCACGGGCGTTCGAATTCGACACCTCGGACGCTCTTGTCGCCATGGTCGCTACCGGGATGGGCGTCGCCATCACCACGCCGCTCTGCATATTACAGGGGGCGGCGCATGCCGCAGGCGTCGCGGCACTGCCGCTGCCGGGCACCGCCTTCTCGCGCGAACTGCTGCTGACGACGCGACGCGGCGACTTTGACGATCTGGCACCGCGTATCGCGGAAGTCGCGCGCAGCATGGCGCTGCTCCACGCCCTCCCGCCGATGCTCGCAATAGCGCCCTGGCTGACGCCTGAAGCGCTGGCGCTCGGCTGA
- a CDS encoding LysR family transcriptional regulator, with product MAHNLADVNAFIAVARARGFRNAARIEGTSASALSDAVRRLEGRLGARLLHRTTRSISLTEAGARLMARLEPALSEVDAALSGVGRVGDEPAGTLRLNVPVSAARLILPDLVPAFLAAYPQIRLEITAEDSFVDVLAAGADAGIRYDERLEQDMIAVPIGPRIQRFACAAAPAYLDARGRPGHPRDLLDHACLRGRFSSGASPAWEFERERETVMIEGDGPLIVNLGPAIDLAVEAAIAGTGIIYLFEAWLAPLLKSGALEPVLPDWWPSFPGPFLYYSGRRLVPPPLRAFIDFIRARPSS from the coding sequence ATGGCGCACAATCTGGCGGACGTGAACGCCTTTATCGCGGTTGCGCGGGCGCGTGGATTCCGCAACGCGGCCCGGATCGAGGGCACAAGCGCGTCGGCTCTCAGCGATGCGGTGAGACGGCTTGAAGGGCGACTTGGCGCGCGCCTCCTGCATCGGACGACGCGAAGCATCAGCCTGACAGAGGCCGGAGCCCGGCTGATGGCCCGACTGGAGCCGGCCCTCAGCGAGGTGGACGCCGCCCTGTCGGGGGTCGGGCGCGTTGGCGATGAACCAGCCGGGACCTTGCGGCTGAACGTGCCGGTGAGTGCGGCGCGTCTCATCTTGCCTGATCTCGTGCCGGCTTTCCTGGCGGCCTATCCGCAGATCCGGCTGGAGATCACGGCGGAGGACAGCTTCGTGGACGTGCTGGCCGCCGGAGCCGATGCCGGCATCCGGTATGACGAGCGGCTCGAACAGGACATGATCGCCGTCCCGATCGGTCCGCGTATCCAGCGTTTTGCCTGCGCCGCCGCGCCCGCCTATCTGGACGCCCGAGGGCGCCCCGGCCATCCGCGTGACCTGCTGGACCACGCCTGCCTTCGCGGACGCTTCTCGAGCGGCGCGTCCCCCGCCTGGGAGTTCGAGCGCGAGCGGGAGACCGTGATGATCGAGGGGGATGGCCCGCTGATCGTCAATTTAGGGCCTGCGATCGACCTTGCGGTCGAAGCGGCGATCGCGGGTACGGGCATCATCTATCTCTTCGAAGCCTGGCTCGCGCCGCTCCTGAAAAGCGGCGCGCTGGAGCCGGTTCTCCCCGACTGGTGGCCAAGCTTCCCCGGGCCTTTCCTCTACTATTCAGGGCGGCGGCTGGTACCTCCGCCGCTTCGCGCGTTCATCGACTTCATTCGCGCGCGGCCGTCCTCATGA
- a CDS encoding aldo/keto reductase family oxidoreductase, whose amino-acid sequence MTTPTYSFAGRTVNRLGYGAMQLAGPGVFGPPRDRAEALAVLRAARDAGVNHIDTSDFYGPHVTNQLIREALHPYPSDLLIVTKVGAVRGPNAEWLPAFSPQALATAVHDNLKNLGTDVLDVVNLRVMFDIHEPAEGSIEAPLTALAELQQQGLIRHIGLSNVTPTQYAQGTAIVPIAGVQNQYNLAHRSDDAFIDQLAAEGVAYVPFFPLGGFSPLQSHALTQVATELGASPMQVALAWLLRRSPNILLIPGTSSSAHLAENLAASRLDIPAAAMEILDAIDGPAMR is encoded by the coding sequence ATGACAACCCCCACCTATTCCTTCGCTGGCCGGACGGTGAATCGTCTGGGCTACGGCGCCATGCAGCTGGCCGGTCCCGGCGTGTTCGGCCCTCCAAGGGATCGTGCCGAAGCCCTCGCCGTCCTGCGCGCCGCGCGCGACGCCGGCGTCAATCACATCGACACCAGTGACTTCTACGGCCCGCACGTCACCAACCAGCTGATCAGGGAGGCGCTTCATCCCTACCCGTCGGACCTGCTCATCGTGACCAAGGTCGGCGCCGTTCGCGGGCCGAACGCCGAGTGGCTGCCGGCCTTCTCACCCCAGGCCCTCGCGACCGCAGTCCACGATAACCTGAAGAACCTGGGCACGGATGTCCTGGATGTGGTCAACCTGCGTGTCATGTTCGACATCCACGAGCCCGCCGAAGGGTCGATCGAAGCACCATTGACGGCACTGGCCGAGCTGCAGCAACAGGGATTGATCAGACATATCGGCCTCAGCAATGTCACGCCCACGCAATATGCGCAGGGAACCGCCATCGTTCCGATCGCCGGCGTGCAGAACCAGTACAACCTGGCCCACAGAAGCGACGACGCCTTCATCGACCAGCTGGCCGCCGAGGGCGTCGCCTATGTGCCCTTCTTCCCCTTGGGTGGCTTCTCGCCGCTCCAGTCCCACGCCCTGACGCAGGTCGCGACCGAACTCGGCGCCAGCCCCATGCAGGTCGCCCTCGCCTGGCTGCTGCGCCGCTCGCCCAACATCCTCCTCATCCCGGGCACCTCATCGAGCGCCCACCTCGCCGAGAACCTCGCGGCGTCCCGCCTCGATATCCCCGCCGCCGCCATGGAGATCCTGGACGCCATCGACGGCCCGGCAATGCGCTGA
- a CDS encoding SDR family oxidoreductase produces the protein MTQTDLSTSAGTLLLVGASRGLGYAMAAEFAARGWVVIATVRGTDRTPLHALALAHPGRVEIEPLDITQPHEVAALRRRLSGRGIDILFVNAGTANADQAETIAEVSTEEFTRVMVTNALSPMRVVEALQAIVLPTGMIGIMSSGQGSVANNIKGGHEVYRGSKAALNQYMRSYAARHAGEPRALVLMAPGWIRTGLGGPDAPYTVEETVPQIVATLLSQRGKPGLRYLDRKGHTVPW, from the coding sequence ATGACCCAAACTGATCTCAGCACATCCGCGGGAACCCTCCTGCTCGTTGGCGCGTCACGTGGCCTCGGCTATGCCATGGCGGCTGAATTCGCGGCACGGGGTTGGGTGGTCATCGCCACGGTGCGCGGGACGGACCGGACGCCGCTGCACGCCCTGGCGCTGGCTCATCCCGGCCGCGTTGAAATCGAGCCCCTCGACATCACCCAACCGCACGAGGTTGCCGCTCTGCGTCGACGCCTTTCCGGGCGCGGCATCGACATCCTCTTCGTGAACGCCGGGACGGCCAACGCCGATCAGGCCGAGACCATCGCAGAGGTCTCGACCGAGGAGTTCACCCGCGTGATGGTCACCAATGCGCTGAGCCCGATGCGGGTCGTGGAAGCCTTGCAGGCTATCGTCTTGCCGACTGGAATGATCGGCATCATGTCTTCGGGACAGGGCAGCGTCGCCAACAACATCAAGGGCGGTCACGAGGTCTATCGAGGCTCCAAGGCGGCGCTGAACCAGTACATGCGCAGCTACGCCGCCCGCCACGCAGGCGAACCACGCGCCCTGGTCCTGATGGCGCCGGGCTGGATCCGCACCGGGCTCGGCGGACCCGATGCGCCCTACACCGTGGAAGAGACCGTGCCGCAGATCGTCGCCACACTTCTCTCGCAGCGGGGCAAGCCCGGCCTCCGTTATCTCGATCGCAAGGGACATACCGTGCCATGGTGA
- a CDS encoding LysR family transcriptional regulator, with amino-acid sequence MDVADLNLLPALDALLSEGSVTRAARRLGLSASAMSRTLARLRAATGDPLLVRAGRGLVPTPHALALRDRVHALTQEVQGVLRPTDDRLDLATLDRTFTIRANEGFIRLFSAALVSAVLDAAPRARLRFVAKPVKDAGPLREGAVDIEIGVLGDFAPEVRTCLLFRDHFLAVVRAGHPLVTAPMTPERYAAARHVVVSRKGSFTGPVDEGLAALGLRREIVAVVPGFPDAVRIARHSDLVALIPRSCLGDTSLMEGCVSFEFPVATPDIVVSAMWHPRMEADPAHRWLRNVLMSVCRPPTV; translated from the coding sequence ATGGATGTTGCTGATCTCAACCTGCTCCCCGCATTGGACGCGCTCCTCTCCGAGGGGAGCGTGACGCGCGCGGCCCGGCGCCTTGGCCTCAGCGCTTCGGCCATGAGCCGGACCCTGGCACGACTGAGGGCCGCGACCGGCGATCCGCTGCTCGTGCGCGCCGGTCGAGGGCTGGTGCCGACACCGCACGCGCTTGCGTTGCGCGACCGGGTGCACGCGCTTACCCAAGAGGTGCAGGGAGTTCTGCGCCCGACGGATGATCGCCTTGACCTCGCCACGCTCGACCGAACCTTCACCATTCGCGCCAATGAAGGGTTCATTCGGCTGTTCTCCGCGGCTCTGGTCAGTGCCGTCCTCGACGCGGCTCCACGCGCGCGGCTGCGCTTTGTGGCCAAGCCGGTGAAGGATGCAGGACCTCTTCGGGAGGGCGCCGTCGACATCGAGATTGGGGTGCTGGGCGACTTCGCGCCTGAAGTGCGCACCTGCCTCCTCTTTCGGGACCATTTCTTGGCCGTCGTGCGAGCAGGGCACCCGCTGGTGACAGCTCCGATGACGCCGGAGCGCTATGCCGCGGCCAGGCATGTGGTGGTCTCGCGCAAGGGCAGCTTTACCGGGCCGGTCGACGAGGGGCTGGCGGCGCTCGGGCTCCGTCGCGAAATCGTCGCTGTCGTGCCAGGCTTTCCGGATGCCGTGCGCATTGCCCGTCACTCCGATCTCGTTGCCCTCATACCTCGCTCATGCCTGGGTGACACCTCGCTCATGGAGGGCTGCGTCAGCTTCGAGTTTCCGGTCGCCACGCCCGACATCGTCGTCTCGGCGATGTGGCATCCCCGCATGGAGGCGGACCCGGCGCACCGATGGCTACGAAACGTCCTTATGTCGGTCTGCCGTCCGCCAACGGTTTGA